Proteins encoded in a region of the Heterodontus francisci isolate sHetFra1 chromosome 19, sHetFra1.hap1, whole genome shotgun sequence genome:
- the cyb561d2 gene encoding cytochrome b561 domain-containing protein 2 isoform X1, which produces MAEPSTDFWLYGVVRKAAGTAAHLLSLGFPVGIGVVTKPGSSLFSWHPFLMALAFSFIMTQAILLFSPESSPILSYSRKIKVRSHWVLQGLATVCAVLGLTIISYNKYLNDKPHFTSWHGLVGLVTILYICMQSIGGVSLLYPKLMRNWSLSKLKLYHATSGLVSYLLGCTSLLLGMCSIWFTETVTGISWYLAVCCPVLLTLIIMNQISNAYLKKKRMQP; this is translated from the exons ATGGCAGAACCCAGCACCGATTTCTGGTTGTACGGCGTCGTGCGGAAAGCGGCCGGAACAGCAGCGCATCTTCTCAGCCTGGGATTCCCAGTCGGCATAGGGGTGGTCACAAAGCCGGGGAGCA GTTTATTTTCCTGGCATCCATTCCTGATGGCTCTTGCT TTTTCCTTCATTATGACCCAAGCCATTCTGCTGTTCTCTCCAGAGAGTTCCCCTATTCTGTCCTACTCGAGGAAAATCAAAGTCCGATCCCACTGGGTGTTGCAGGGGCTGGCCACAGTGTGTGCTGTCCTAGGTTTGACCATTATCAGCTATAACAAATACCTGAATGACAAACCGCATTTTACCAGCTGGCATGGTCTGGTTGGCCTGGTGACTATCCTGTACATTTGCATGCAGTCCATCGGTGGGGTTTCACTGCTGTACCCCAAACTAATGAGGAACTGGTCCCTGTCCAAACTGAAACTCTACCATGCCACCTCTGGATTGGTTAGCTACCTGTTGGGCTGCACCAGTCTGCTGCTGGGCATGTGCTCGATATGGTTCACTGAGACAGTGACTGGCATTAGTTGGTACCTGGCAGTTTGTTGCCCAGTCCTGTTGACATTGATCATCATGAATCAAATATCCAATGCCTACCTGAAGAAAAAGAGGATGCAGCCTTGA
- the cyb561d2 gene encoding cytochrome b561 domain-containing protein 2 isoform X2 produces MTQAILLFSPESSPILSYSRKIKVRSHWVLQGLATVCAVLGLTIISYNKYLNDKPHFTSWHGLVGLVTILYICMQSIGGVSLLYPKLMRNWSLSKLKLYHATSGLVSYLLGCTSLLLGMCSIWFTETVTGISWYLAVCCPVLLTLIIMNQISNAYLKKKRMQP; encoded by the coding sequence ATGACCCAAGCCATTCTGCTGTTCTCTCCAGAGAGTTCCCCTATTCTGTCCTACTCGAGGAAAATCAAAGTCCGATCCCACTGGGTGTTGCAGGGGCTGGCCACAGTGTGTGCTGTCCTAGGTTTGACCATTATCAGCTATAACAAATACCTGAATGACAAACCGCATTTTACCAGCTGGCATGGTCTGGTTGGCCTGGTGACTATCCTGTACATTTGCATGCAGTCCATCGGTGGGGTTTCACTGCTGTACCCCAAACTAATGAGGAACTGGTCCCTGTCCAAACTGAAACTCTACCATGCCACCTCTGGATTGGTTAGCTACCTGTTGGGCTGCACCAGTCTGCTGCTGGGCATGTGCTCGATATGGTTCACTGAGACAGTGACTGGCATTAGTTGGTACCTGGCAGTTTGTTGCCCAGTCCTGTTGACATTGATCATCATGAATCAAATATCCAATGCCTACCTGAAGAAAAAGAGGATGCAGCCTTGA